One part of the Ictidomys tridecemlineatus isolate mIctTri1 chromosome 13, mIctTri1.hap1, whole genome shotgun sequence genome encodes these proteins:
- the Psmg2 gene encoding proteasome assembly chaperone 2 isoform X2 codes for MRKIGYFYTDCLVPIVGNNPYATEEDNSTELSTNAEVYSLPSKKLVALQLRSIFIKYKSKSFCEKLLSWVQSSGCAKVIVLSSTHSYQRNDLQLRSTPFRYLLTPSVQKNVQSKIQSLNWQEMEKSPCIPQMDDSEFCVRVPGGGITKTLYDESCSKEIQMVVLLKFVSEGDNIPDALGLVEYLNEWLQIIKPCSVNPATSALPWKIPSSWRLLFGSGLPPALF; via the exons ATGCGTAAAATTGGCTACTTCTATACCGATTGCCTGGTGCCAATAGTTGGGAACAATCCATATGCAACTGAAGAAGACAATTCAACAGAGCTCAGTACAAATGCTGAAG TATATTCATTGCCTTCAAAGAAGCTTGTGGCTCTTCAGTTAAGATCCATTTTTATCAAG TATAAATCCAAGTCATTCTGTGAAAAGCTGCTCTCCTGGGTGCAAAGCAGTGGCTGTGCCAAAGTCATCGTCCTTTCAAGTACTCATTCCTACCAGCGCAATGATCTCCAGCTGCGCAG TACTCCCTTCCGGTACCTGCTTACACCTTCTGtgcaaaaaaatgttcaaagtaaAATACAGAGCCTTAACTggcaagaaatggaaaaaagtcCATGTATCCCTCAAATGGATGATTCTGAGTTTTGTGTCCGTGTTCCAGGAGGAGGGATCACAAAAACACTCTATGATGAAAG cTGTTCTAAAGAAATCCAAATGGTGGTTCTGCTGAAATTTGTTTCAGAGGGAGACAATATCCCAGATGCACTAGGTCTTGTGGAGTATCTTAATGAATGGCTTCAGATAATCAAACCATGT AGTGTTAACCCTGCAACATCTGCCTTGCCGTGGAAAATTCCAAGTTCTTGGAGGTTACTCTTTGGCAGTGGTCTTCCCCCTGCACTGTTTTGA
- the Psmg2 gene encoding proteasome assembly chaperone 2 isoform X1, producing MFVPCGDWVPDLTGFTLLMPAVSVGNVGQLAIDLIISTLNMRKIGYFYTDCLVPIVGNNPYATEEDNSTELSTNAEVYSLPSKKLVALQLRSIFIKYKSKSFCEKLLSWVQSSGCAKVIVLSSTHSYQRNDLQLRSTPFRYLLTPSVQKNVQSKIQSLNWQEMEKSPCIPQMDDSEFCVRVPGGGITKTLYDESCSKEIQMVVLLKFVSEGDNIPDALGLVEYLNEWLQIIKPCSVNPATSALPWKIPSSWRLLFGSGLPPALF from the exons ATGTTTGTTCCCTGCGGGGATTGGGTGCCTGACCTGACGGGCTTCACCCTGCTGATG CCAGCAGTATCTGTTGGAAATGTTGGACAGCTTGCAATAGATCTAATCATTTCTACATTGAACATGCGTAAAATTGGCTACTTCTATACCGATTGCCTGGTGCCAATAGTTGGGAACAATCCATATGCAACTGAAGAAGACAATTCAACAGAGCTCAGTACAAATGCTGAAG TATATTCATTGCCTTCAAAGAAGCTTGTGGCTCTTCAGTTAAGATCCATTTTTATCAAG TATAAATCCAAGTCATTCTGTGAAAAGCTGCTCTCCTGGGTGCAAAGCAGTGGCTGTGCCAAAGTCATCGTCCTTTCAAGTACTCATTCCTACCAGCGCAATGATCTCCAGCTGCGCAG TACTCCCTTCCGGTACCTGCTTACACCTTCTGtgcaaaaaaatgttcaaagtaaAATACAGAGCCTTAACTggcaagaaatggaaaaaagtcCATGTATCCCTCAAATGGATGATTCTGAGTTTTGTGTCCGTGTTCCAGGAGGAGGGATCACAAAAACACTCTATGATGAAAG cTGTTCTAAAGAAATCCAAATGGTGGTTCTGCTGAAATTTGTTTCAGAGGGAGACAATATCCCAGATGCACTAGGTCTTGTGGAGTATCTTAATGAATGGCTTCAGATAATCAAACCATGT AGTGTTAACCCTGCAACATCTGCCTTGCCGTGGAAAATTCCAAGTTCTTGGAGGTTACTCTTTGGCAGTGGTCTTCCCCCTGCACTGTTTTGA